The window TTGGTGTCTTCACAACCGGATTCCCGGCGACTCCCAGCGTGTCATGACGCCAATCATCCGCATACAAAACCACCACGTTCATCGGAGCGTCGGACGCTTTTGCTGATTCGTCCGAATCGGCACTGACCGGGGACGAGAGGCTGCCAACCAGCAACGCCGCAAAAACGCTCAGGCCGCATGCTGGAGAAACGTGACGGAACCAAACCTTTCGGCACCAACTTGGAATCATGATGTTTTGACAGGAGGGAGGTTTTTCGAGGGGTGATGGCCACGGACGTGGTCGGGCGAGATAGAGTAACAGCTTTTCACAATAAAAATGCACTTTTGCGGCGAGAACCTCGATGCGATTCCCACTCAACATGCGATCAACGTTCGCCATTTTATTCATCATACTTCTCGGCTCCGCCGCTTGCGTTTCGTCATCCTCGGCGGAAACCAAAACGCCTCCCAATGTGTTGATCCTGTACGCCGACGACCTGGGGTACGGCGACCTGAACCTGCAGAATGCCGAATCGAAAATCCCGACACCGCACTTGGATCAACTCGCTCGATCAGGCATGCGGTTCACGGATGGCCACTCATCATCAGGAATCTGCACGCCCAGTCGGTACGCATTGCTGACCGGACGCCATCACTGGCGGGATTTCCATGGCATCGTCAACGCCTTTGGTGAATCCGTTTTTGAACCCGAACAACTGACGCTGCCCGAGATGTTCCAACAACACGGCTATCAAACCGCCGCGATCGGCAAGTGGCACCTCGGATGGGACTGGGATGCAATTAAAAAGCCCGACGCCAAAACCTTCGGAGAAGGACGAAAAAAAGGATACGGACCAGAAGCGTTTGATTGGACAAAATCGATCCCGGACGGACCACTTGCTCACGGATTTGATTCGTACTTTGGTGACACCGTGATCAACTTCCCTCCTTACTGTTGGATCGAAGACGACAAAGTCGTGAAGGCTCCCGACACGATCATGGACACCGCGAAATGGAAACCAATCAAAGAGGGGAATTGGGAGTGTCGCCCCGGCCCGATGACATCAGATTGGGATCCGTATCAAAACATTCCCACCACGACCGCACGTGGCGTGCAATTCATCGAATCGCAAAAAGAAAGCGACCAACCGTTCTTTCTTTACTTTGCTTTCCCGGCACCCCACGCACCGATCATTCCCAACGATGAGTTTGACGGTCGCTCGGGTGCTGGTCCGTACGGTGACTACGTTTGCGAAACCGATGATGCCTGCGGCAAACTGCTGCGAGCACTGAAGGAATCAGGACAGAGTGAAAACACCATCGTGATCTTCTCTGCCGACAACGGTCCTGAACGTTATGCCTATGCTCGCGACGAAAAGTACGACCACTGGTCGTCGCAACCTTTCCGTGGATTGAAACGTGACCTGTACGAAGGTGGACACCATGTGCCCTTCGTCATTCATTGGCCGGGCGTGACCGACTCTGGATCGACTTGCGACGCATTGGTATCACAAGTCGACATCTTCGCAACGCTGGCGGAGATGCTCGGGCATTCGATCCCGGATGGACAAGCCAAGGATTCACGCAGCCTGATGCCGCTGCTAAAAGAACCCAAGCAACAACATCGTCAGTCGCTGGTCCAAAACACTCGCGTCGATGTATATGCGATTCGCGATGGCAAGTGGTTGTTGATCGATGCCAAGAGCGGCTATGTCAGCGGCCGCAACAAAGGCTGGGAATCACGCCGGCAAATCCCTGCTGACGACAAACTACCGCACGAGCTCTACGATTTGTCCGTCGACATTGGTCAAAGCGAAAACGTCGCTGGCGAACACCCTGAAATCGTCGAGCGAATGAAAGCGTTGCTGCAAACCATTCGCGAAGACGGCTATCCCGAATAGCATTGCTCTGCAGCAATTCGGTGAATGCCGAACTACTCAGCGAGCTGTTTCAGTTTGTCCTGAGCGGCTTTGGAATCGATTGCTTCGGCGGCGATTTCAACGCCTTCGGTGAGCGATGAAACTCTACCTACCAAACGAAGCGCCGCGGCACATCCCGCTAACACCGTGTCGCGATGCGATCCGGGGCTGCCTCCAAAAAGGTTGCGAATGATCTCAGCCGATTCCGGTGGATCGGCCGCGGCGAGTGCGTTCTGGTGAACCGGAGTCAGCCCAAAATCGGCCGGCGTCCAGGTATGGTTTTGCTGAGTCCCCGATGCGACCTCGATGCATGACGTTTCGCCATCCAACGAGACTTCATCTTGTCCATCCTGAGCGTGCAAGACATAGCTTCGCTGCGTGTCGAGTTCCGCCAGTGCCGCTGCGATCTTTTGCTGCGTTTCGGGGGCAGCGGTCCCGAGCAATTGGTGTGTCGCACCGGCCGGATTGCAAAGCGGCCCAAGCAAGTTGAACAACGTCGGCACGGCGAGTTTGCGACGAACGGAAACAACATGACGCATCGCGGGATGCAGCTTGGCCGCGAAGCAAAAGCAAATGCCAATGTCGTTGAGTCGTCGAGAAACTTGATCGGGTTCGGATTCGATTTTGACGCCCAAACATTCCAGCACATCGGCCGATCCAGTCTTGCTGGTCGCACGTCGATTGCCGTGTTTGGCAACCGCGACTCCACATGCCGATGCCAAAATCGCAACCGCGGTGGAGATATTGAAGGTTCCCGATCCGCTGCCACCCGTGCCGCATGTGTCCAGCAGAACGTCATGTTCGTGATCGATCCGAGTCATGTGCTTTCGCATCGCCCGCGCCGCACCGACCAACTCGCTCACCGCCTCGCCTTTTTCGCGAAGTGCGAGCAACAACTGGCCGACTTCTTCTTCGTTGGCAGCACCTTGCAACATCGCGTCGATCAAGGCGCCGGTTTGCTCCGCCGATAAATCGTTGCCACCTCGAGCATGGGTGATGGCATCCGAGAAAGAGAGCGAAGGGTCAGTCGAAGAATCAGTCATCAGCCTGGCAGGACAAGAGCATCAAAGCGTGCTTTCGCAACGCGACGTTGGGTTGAACGCCCCAAGTGTAACTTGCCGCCACGATTCGAAGGAGCCAGCATGAAACGCCTTCATCCCGCTTCATTCACTGAGAGACTTGACCCGCTGCTCGATTTCTTCTCGATCCATTTGTCGGGACTCAGCCGGAAACTCATACGGCATCAAATACCAATCTTCGGTGAAGTCAGCTCGCTCTCCTGGGGACAAGTTTTCTGCTGGCCCGATGGGTTCTAATTCCACCAAGTCCTTTTCCGGGTACCAGACCGATACCGTCAGCCCCGCCAATTCGTTGTACGACCGTTCAGGGAATGTCGGAAAACGCTTTACAAACAATTGGTCCGTCGGTGCCAAATACGCCAGCCACCCCGCATGGCTGTCAAAACCCAATTTGGGAAATTCCGGCGTCGCCGAAATAACAACCGTATCCTCATCGACGTGAATATTGGGCTCGGTCGGCCGTGAACGAATCAATCCGTTCTCGTAGCGGACGTACCCGTTCGGGAAACGCACCGGTCCCGATCGAGGGACCAAAACGATTCCTCCACCGACCGCAAAAGTTCGGCTCCAATGGCACAAACTGACCGGGCGATCGGATTCGTTTGCGATCGTTTGGGTGCATCTGAGGTGAGACCCCGTTTCGTCCAGCTC of the Rhodopirellula baltica SH 1 genome contains:
- a CDS encoding sulfatase family protein produces the protein MRFPLNMRSTFAILFIILLGSAACVSSSSAETKTPPNVLILYADDLGYGDLNLQNAESKIPTPHLDQLARSGMRFTDGHSSSGICTPSRYALLTGRHHWRDFHGIVNAFGESVFEPEQLTLPEMFQQHGYQTAAIGKWHLGWDWDAIKKPDAKTFGEGRKKGYGPEAFDWTKSIPDGPLAHGFDSYFGDTVINFPPYCWIEDDKVVKAPDTIMDTAKWKPIKEGNWECRPGPMTSDWDPYQNIPTTTARGVQFIESQKESDQPFFLYFAFPAPHAPIIPNDEFDGRSGAGPYGDYVCETDDACGKLLRALKESGQSENTIVIFSADNGPERYAYARDEKYDHWSSQPFRGLKRDLYEGGHHVPFVIHWPGVTDSGSTCDALVSQVDIFATLAEMLGHSIPDGQAKDSRSLMPLLKEPKQQHRQSLVQNTRVDVYAIRDGKWLLIDAKSGYVSGRNKGWESRRQIPADDKLPHELYDLSVDIGQSENVAGEHPEIVERMKALLQTIREDGYPE
- the trpD gene encoding anthranilate phosphoribosyltransferase, yielding MTDSSTDPSLSFSDAITHARGGNDLSAEQTGALIDAMLQGAANEEEVGQLLLALREKGEAVSELVGAARAMRKHMTRIDHEHDVLLDTCGTGGSGSGTFNISTAVAILASACGVAVAKHGNRRATSKTGSADVLECLGVKIESEPDQVSRRLNDIGICFCFAAKLHPAMRHVVSVRRKLAVPTLFNLLGPLCNPAGATHQLLGTAAPETQQKIAAALAELDTQRSYVLHAQDGQDEVSLDGETSCIEVASGTQQNHTWTPADFGLTPVHQNALAAADPPESAEIIRNLFGGSPGSHRDTVLAGCAAALRLVGRVSSLTEGVEIAAEAIDSKAAQDKLKQLAE